The following proteins are encoded in a genomic region of Maribacter hydrothermalis:
- a CDS encoding alpha-ketoglutarate decarboxylase, which translates to MSLKKTIYTVLFSLNLFFSFAQNSSNAANFWNNVRFGGGLGLGFTNNGFNGSISPSAIYEFNEQFAAGTGLSFNYAKFNDDKFLAYGGSILSLFNPIPQLQISAEFEQLRINRTIATQTIDVADNYWLPAFFIGAGYSTRNVTMGLRYDLLFDDSKSIYGNALMPFVRVYF; encoded by the coding sequence ATGAGCTTAAAAAAAACAATTTATACAGTATTATTCTCCCTAAACCTCTTTTTCTCTTTTGCTCAAAATTCAAGTAATGCAGCTAATTTTTGGAACAATGTTAGATTTGGAGGCGGTCTTGGGCTTGGTTTTACCAATAATGGCTTTAATGGTTCTATTTCTCCTAGCGCTATTTATGAATTTAACGAGCAATTTGCCGCAGGTACTGGTTTAAGTTTTAATTATGCAAAGTTTAACGATGACAAATTTTTAGCCTACGGAGGTAGTATTCTTTCACTTTTCAACCCCATACCCCAACTACAAATTTCAGCAGAATTTGAACAATTGCGAATTAATAGAACTATAGCAACGCAAACAATCGATGTAGCGGATAATTATTGGCTTCCAGCGTTTTTTATAGGCGCAGGATATAGCACCAGAAATGTAACCATGGGTTTACGGTACGATTTATTATTTGATGACAGTAAAAGTATATACGGAAATGCCCTTATGCCATTCGTACGGGTATACTTCTAA